A part of Pseudobacteroides sp. genomic DNA contains:
- a CDS encoding YegS/Rv2252/BmrU family lipid kinase — translation MKKALFIYNPMSGDRTIPTKLDLILERFQEKNIMLMPYRLHSVKDKNLTNLFQEGDFDQLIISGGDGTLNSIVNKMFKNKLNVPVGIIPSGTCNDFARCLNIPHYLNDCLDVILSDNIIEVDVGLINNSKYFLSTCAGGLFVNVSFSTHNELKKNFGPFAYYLKALNEVTNIKSFTLRIETEDDIIEEESLLFLILNGKHAAGFSNIIKEADYSDGLMDIVLIKSCSHIDLASLFFKVLSNDSLNDKHVLKLTAKKCTVTSSSEVGISVDGEKAQGLPLKVEFINKGLRVFAKV, via the coding sequence ATGAAAAAAGCACTATTTATATACAATCCAATGTCAGGTGATAGGACCATTCCGACAAAACTTGATCTTATCCTTGAGCGATTCCAGGAAAAGAATATAATGTTAATGCCATACAGATTGCATAGTGTTAAGGATAAAAACCTGACCAACCTGTTTCAGGAAGGGGATTTTGACCAGCTAATCATATCAGGTGGGGACGGAACCTTAAACAGCATTGTTAATAAAATGTTTAAGAATAAATTAAATGTACCCGTGGGAATTATTCCGTCAGGCACTTGTAATGACTTTGCAAGATGTCTTAACATTCCCCACTATTTAAATGATTGTCTTGACGTGATTCTGTCAGATAACATTATAGAGGTTGATGTAGGGCTCATAAACAATTCAAAATACTTTCTAAGCACATGTGCGGGGGGGTTATTTGTCAACGTTTCATTCAGTACCCATAACGAGCTCAAAAAGAACTTTGGGCCCTTTGCTTATTATCTAAAAGCACTTAATGAAGTTACCAACATTAAATCCTTTACTCTTCGAATAGAAACAGAGGATGATATTATTGAAGAAGAGAGCCTACTATTTCTGATACTCAACGGTAAACATGCAGCAGGTTTTTCCAATATAATAAAGGAAGCTGATTATTCAGACGGTTTAATGGATATAGTCCTCATCAAAAGCTGTTCCCATATTGATTTGGCATCATTGTTCTTTAAGGTTTTAAGCAATGACTCATTAAATGACAAACATGTATTAAAGCTCACTGCCAAAAAGTGCACCGTAACAAGTAGCAGCGAGGTTGGCATAAGCGTTGATGGAGAAAAAGCTCAAGGACTTCCACTAAAGGTGGAGTTTATAAATAAAGGGCTTAGAGTTTTTGCGAAAGTATAA